GGGTCTCGGAGAAGACCCTCGCCTTCATCGATGCCGCCCTGTCCAAGCGGGGCGCGCCCTACATCCCGGGCTCGTGCGGTCCCAGCGGGTTCGATTGCTCCGGTCTCGTCTGGCGCAGCCTCAAGAATGTGGGCGTCGACAACGCCCGGGCCTGCGCGCGATACATGCAGGCCGACTACAAGCAGACGGCGGTCACGCGCGAAGAGCTGAAGCCCGGCGACCTCGTCTTCTTCTGGTATCCGAACAATCGTGGCATCGAGCCGCCCAAGGCCTCGCACATCGAGATCTACCTCGGTGACGGCCGCACCATGGGCACCGATGGCACGGCGCACCCGGCCCGTGTCAAGGACATGGACTGGAAGCACTTCGTTGGCGGGGCCCGGGTTCCAGAGCTGCAGGCCTGATCAGGCCGACGAGCCGCGCTGGGCGCTGACGCTCTTCTTGGAGGGCCTTCGTTAGCGTATCGCTAAGGTGTGCGCGTCGCGGCAGACGCGTTGTCGAGAACCCGCAGCGCCGCTGCTTCGCCGTCTTGAATGCAGTCCGGGATGCCGATTCCGCGATAGGCCGCGCCCGCCAGGAACAGCCCAGGCAACGCGCTCACGCGTTCTTCGATGCGCTTCATGCGCGCTGGATGCCCGACGTGGTACTGCGGCATGGCACGAGGCCAGCGGTGCACCCACGTCCGCCACGGCGGCGCAGAGAAGCCGATGATGGCGCGCATCTCGTCGAGGGCGCGGTCGACCAGCGCGTCGTCGTCGAGGTCGAGAATCGATTCACGACCGTCTCCGCCGACGTAGCAGCGCAGCAGCACCTGGTCGTCTGGCGCGCGCCCTGGCCACTTGCTGCTGGTGTAGGTGCAGGCGAGGAGGTCGCGCTTCTCCGGGCGTGGCACCACGAAGCCGTAGGCAGCCAGCGCGCGGGTGACCGCCTCTGTCGCGCGGATGCGCGAAGCGTCGAAGGCCATGGTGATGGTGGCGGTCGACACGTACTCGATCTGGCGCAGCATGCCCGCCACAGACGGCGCTCGATCGGCGATCAGATCGGCCGCGGTGAAGGCGGGGGCGCAGACGATCACGGCATCTCCCTCCCAGGTACGCTGCGCGAAGCGTGCCTTCACCTTTTCGGTGAAGTCGAGCGATTGCACGGGGGCGTCGGTCGTGATTGTGACCCCCAGCTCGCGCGCGGCCTGGGCGGTGGCCTCGACCAGATCGATGAGGCCGGCGCGCAGGCTGAGGAACAGCCCCGAGGGACCTTTCCCCGAAGGAGGCGGTGCCTTGGCCTGGGCCGTCTTGGCGGCGAATGCGGCACGCAGCAGGCTGCCGTGCTCGCGCTCCATCTCGAGGTAGCGGGGAAAGGTGCCCTGCAGGCCGAGACGTTGCCC
This portion of the Pseudomonadota bacterium genome encodes:
- the hemG gene encoding protoporphyrinogen oxidase; protein product: MRVLIVGGGIAGLAAARKLALEARARGVALTCELVEASTRLGGKIKTEREDGFIVEAGPDAFISIKPAAMRLCRELGIDADVVGTDPRFQKTFIVKRGRLLEIPGGMSTFVPTEIKPFIRTPLLSWLAKARMGLEPFIPRRRGDGDVSMADFFTRRIGRAGFEWLVEPLLAGIYAGDGQRLGLQGTFPRYLEMEREHGSLLRAAFAAKTAQAKAPPPSGKGPSGLFLSLRAGLIDLVEATAQAARELGVTITTDAPVQSLDFTEKVKARFAQRTWEGDAVIVCAPAFTAADLIADRAPSVAGMLRQIEYVSTATITMAFDASRIRATEAVTRALAAYGFVVPRPEKRDLLACTYTSSKWPGRAPDDQVLLRCYVGGDGRESILDLDDDALVDRALDEMRAIIGFSAPPWRTWVHRWPRAMPQYHVGHPARMKRIEERVSALPGLFLAGAAYRGIGIPDCIQDGEAAALRVLDNASAATRTP